A window from Zingiber officinale cultivar Zhangliang chromosome 7A, Zo_v1.1, whole genome shotgun sequence encodes these proteins:
- the LOC122001250 gene encoding pentatricopeptide repeat-containing protein At1g74750-like, whose protein sequence is MLRAKQLGSLPHYARQLYLNGTRNGCAESAKGTCSDDEACVPKIEQDRAIKATAVGVAPTKSGPPYSQNAVGPISQQKSSYIVSAKHVISSSSSLRSDSSPPKAGPDSLNASAKIDVVDTSKITTGHFVKTGIRTVGILSDKTRETKSNLQNSVLDIKASHEIITSNGKLHDISVAGINTSHKAIVSNGKLHEFNVAKTKSSYETVPSNYKLADTSDCSKRIDALNFYSSCSINTVDKPASSANASVKQNGMGLIGSSVGTNGVSSDAKCQRQSSRQKVKFHSNDLSSELKPGGTSEKKMTGSSMETAGSTNRFQNPVRYAKAHVGSYPSANRKAKSGYVIDLYRQTLQQLKWGSTAKEALNNLQHKINPYQANQVLKSLNDHFMALEFFKWLRSQPGFRHDGHTYTTMIGILGHARQFAAMRRVIEEMAADGCQPTKVTYNRLIHVYGRANYLDEVVKVFLEMQKFGHRPDQVTYCTLIDIYAKAGHLEVALDLYQKMQEEGISLDTYTCTTMVNCFAKSDHLSDAFNMFHEMNGRGCEPSLVTYNIMIHLHAKRKNYPKVVKLYKEMQVAGFRPDMITYSIVMEALGHDGYLEEAEAVFKEMTRDWVPDEPVYGLLVDLWGKAGNVEKARAWYQAMLDAGLQPNVPTCNSLISAFLKVHSFTDAYDFLVNMLGLGLVPSLQTYTLLLSCCTATHEMGPCCELMAITGHPAHSFLLSLPDPEPNGENVKAHASGFFNLVHSEDRESKRGLVDAIVDFLRKSGLKEEAGLIWEVAAERNVYPDLVRETQRSNWNINLHVMSEGTAITALSRTLAWFRRQMLASGVCPQRVEIITGWGRRSRVTGSSLVKHSVQELLNAFNFPFFTEDRNSGCFIGQGEFLNRWLLNSYVERMHLW, encoded by the coding sequence ATGTTGAGGGCAAAGCAATTGGGCTCTCTGCCTCACTATGCTCGGCAATTATATCTTAATGGTACGAGAAATGGTTGTGCAGAGAGTGCTAAAGGCACTTGCTCAGATGATGAGGCTTGTGTTCCCAAAATAGAACAAGATAGAGCCATCAAAGCCACTGCAGTAGGTGTTGCTCCAACAAAATCTGGTCCGCCCTACTCCCAAAATGCAGTAGGCCCTATTAGCCAGCAGAAGTCCAGCTATATAGTCTCAGCTAAACATGTTATCTCCTCTTCGTCCTCCCTGAGATCTGACTCAAGTCCTCCAAAAGCAGGTCCAGACAGTTTGAATGCTTCTGCAAAGATTGACGTGGTTGACACATCTAAGATTACAACTGGACACTTTGTGAAGACAGGTATTAGAACTGTTGGCATTTTATCTGACAAGACCCGAGAAACAAAATCAAATCTACAAAACAGTGTTCTTGATATTAAGGCATCGCACGAGATTATAACCTCAAATGGCAAGTTACATGATATTAGTGTTGCTGGTATTAACACATCACACAAAGCTATAGTTTCTAATGGCAAACTACATGAATTCAATGTTGCTAAGACTAAATCGTCATATGAGACTGTGCCTTCTAACTACAAGTTAGCTGATACATCTGATTGTTCCAAGAGGATAGATGCCCTCAACTTCTATTCCAGTTGTTCCATTAACACTGTAGACAAACCTGCATCATCTGCTAATGCGAGTGTTAAGCAAAATGGTATGGGTCTGATTGGATCATCTGTTGGTACTAATGGTGTTTCGTCTGATGCAAAATGCCAAAGACAGTCTAGTCGGCAAAAGGTGAAATTTCATTCTAATGACCTCTCCTCTGAATTAAAGCCAGGAGGGACCTCCGAAAAGAAAATGACAGGTTCATCTATGGAAACTGCTGGATCCACCAATAGGTTCCAGAATCCAGTCAGATATGCAAAGGCACATGTTGGAAGTTATCCATCTGCTAATCGTAAGGCAAAATCAGGATATGTGATTGATCTATATCGCCAGACTTTGCAGCAGTTGAAATGGGGATCAACAGCTAAAGAGGCTTTGAACAATCTGCAACACAAGATCAATCCATACCAAGCCAATCAAGTGTTGAAATCACTCAATGATCACTTTATGGCTCTTGAATTTTTCAAATGGTTAAGATCACAACCTGGGTTTAGGCATGATGGGCACACTTACACTACCATGATTGGCATCCTTGGACATGCTAGGCAATTTGCTGCAATGAGAAGAGTCATAGAAGAGATGGCTGCGGATGGTTGTCAACCGACTAAGGTAACTTACAACCGTCTCATACATGTTTATGGCCGTGCTAATTATTTGGATGAAGTTGTCAAAGTGTTCCTGGAGATGCAGAAATTTGGTCACCGGCCAGATCAAGTAACCTATTGTACACTCATTGACATATATGCAAAAGCTGGCCACTTGGAAGTTGCGCTAGATTTATATCAGAAGATGCAAGAAGAAGGCATCTCACTGGACACTTATACATGCACTACAATGGTAAATTGTTTTGCAAAAAGTGACCATCTTTCTGATGCATTTAATATGTTTCATGAGATGAATGGACGAGGTTGTGAACCTAGCCTTGTTACTTACAACATTATGATCCATCTTCACGCCAAACGCAAAAACTATCCCAAGGTGGTGAAGCTTTATAAAGAAATGCAGGTTGCTGGTTTTCGTCCTGATATGATTACATATAGCATTGTGATGGAGGCCCTAGGTCATGATGGTTATCTTGAGGAAGCAGAAGCCGTTTTTAAGGAAATGACAAGGGATTGGGTGCCTGATGAACCTGTATATGGGCTTTTGGTGGATTTGTGGGGTAAAGCTGGAAATGTTGAAAAGGCTCGGGCATGGTATCAAGCAATGCTTGATGCTGGTCTGCAACCTAATGTGCCTACGTGCAACTCATTGATAAGTGCATTTCTTAAGGTACACAGTTTCACCGATGCCTATGATTTTTTGGTAAACATGCTAGGACTGGGATTGGTTCCTTCTCTTCAGACATACACCCTTCTCCTCAGCTGTTGTACTGCAACACACGAGATGGGCCCTTGTTGCGAGCTCATGGCCATCACAGGCCATCCAGCTCATTCTTTTTTGCTGTCTTTACCAGATCCAGAACCAAACGGAGAGAATGTCAAGGCACATGCGAGTGGTTTCTTCAACTTGGTGCATAGTGAAGACAGGGAGAGCAAGAGGGGGCTTGTGGATGCCATTGTTGATTTCCTTCGTAAATCAGGCCTCAAGGAGGAGGCTGGACTGATTTGGGAGGTAGCTGCAGAGAGAAATGTGTACCCTGATTTGGTCAGGGAAACTCAGAGGTCTAATTGGAACATCAATCTCCATGTCATGTCCGAGGGCACTGCCATTACTGCATTGTCCCGGACACTTGCCTGGTTCCGCCGACAGATGCTTGCTTCAGGCGTATGCCCGCAACGTGTTGAGATCATCACCGGCTGGGGTCGTCGTAGCAGGGTAACTGGTTCGTCGTTGGTCAAGCATTCTGTACAGGAGTTGCTGAATGCTTTCAACTTTCCATTCTTCACTGAAGATCGCAACTCAGGTTGCTTTATTGGGCAGGGGGAATTCCTTAACAGGTGGCTGCTTAACTCTTATGTCGAACGCATGCATTTGTGGTAG